The following coding sequences lie in one Bacillus rossius redtenbacheri isolate Brsri chromosome 13, Brsri_v3, whole genome shotgun sequence genomic window:
- the LOC134538459 gene encoding sodium/hydrogen exchanger 8: protein MNKFYFILGWSNNRIVVVYFALWILIFGYTSSECSSVSEDLDHVNLENSVICDKFEATFLTASDGSFIAERSLEGDSISRPKRSPNEQNSVDTSVSGSKIIDGNSNSIGKAVNLAPHANDVNNQSSDVTESPVNVSSSNSSSLSSTGMPPVLPTVVNASTTPQSPDPVLPDKGSAEEEHNSSMAIFFVLCVLALGILLIHLMLQTHFQYLPESVVVVFLGALIGLILNLMSNQNIANWRKEEAFSPTAFFLVLLPPIIFESGYNLHKGNFFQNIGSILVFAIAGTTISAFVIGAGVYLLGLAKVAYHLSFVESFAFGSLISAVDPVATVAIFHALDVDPVLNMLVFGESILNDAVAIVLTTSILESNNPSMTSSEAILTGINRFCMMFFASAGIGVVFALTSALLLKHVDLRKNPSLEFGMMLVFTYAPYALAEGIHLSGIMAILFCGVVMSHYTHFNLSTVTQITMQQTMRTLAFIAETCVFAYLGLALFSFQHRVEPALVVWSIALCLIGRACNIFPLAVLCNRFREHQITRRMMFIMWFSGLRGAIAYALSLHLQFSDETRHVIVTTTLIIVLFTTLVFGGSTMPLMKFLQPDKKPGRTRRRKTQKEITLSKTRELGQTIDSEHLSEYTEEEMEVNFVQTRIKGFAKIDLKYLIPFFTRRFTQQELKDCKSQMTDLTNQWYQAIRISPTESDGETVSSHDRSSLP, encoded by the exons atgaacaaattttattttattttgggttgGTCTAACAACCGAATTGTGGTGGTTTATTTTGCGCTGTGGATACTCATATTTGGATACACATCGTCTGAGTGTAGTTCTGTGTCAGAAGATTTGGATCATGTAAATCTGGAAAATTCGGTGATTTGCGATAAATTCGAAGCGACATTTTTGACAGCCAGTGATGGTTCCTTTATCGCGGAACGTTCACTAGAGGGTGACTCGATATCCCGACCAAAAAGATCCCCAAATGAACAAAACTCTGTAGATACGAGTGTTAGCGGAAGCAAAATTATCGACGGGAATAGTAATTCTATTGGTAAGGCAGTCAATTTAGCTCCACATGCAAATGATGTCAATAACCAGAGTTCAGATGTTACAGAATCTCCAGTTAATGTCTCAAGTAGCAACTCTTCTTCACTGTCCAGTACAGGGATGCCTCCAGTATTACCAACTGTAGTGAATGCTTCGACCACTCCGCAGTCTCCTGATCCCGTATTGCCTGACAAGGGGTCGGCTGAAGAAGAGCATAATAGTTCGATGGCAATATTCTTTGTGCTGTGCGTGTTAGCTCTGGGCATACTACTCATTCATTTGATGTTGCAGACTCACTTTCAGTATCTACCAGAAAGTGTCGTCGTCGTTTTTCTTGGTGCATTGATAGGTCTGATTCTTAATCTCATGTCAAATCAGAACATCGCTAATTGGAGGAAAGAAGAAGCGTTCTCCCCTACTGCATTCTTTTTGGTTCTTTTACCACCCATCATATTTGAATCTGGGTACAACCTACACAAAGGAAACTTCTTCCAGAACATCGGGTCCATTTTGGTGTTTGCGATTGCTGGAACTACGATCTCGGCTTTCGTGATCGGTGCAGGAGTTTACTTGTTGGGGTTGGCCAAGGTAGCATATCACCTCAGTTTTGTTGAAAGCTTTGCCTTTGGTTCGCTGATCTCTGCTGTCGACCCCGTGGCCACTGTCGCCATATTTCACGCCCTGGATGTTGATCCTGTGCTCAACATGTTGGTGTTTGGGGAAAGTATTTTGAACGATGCTGTTGCCATTGTGTTAACGACATCCATATTGGAATCTAACAATCCTTCTATGACATCTTCAGAAGCGATCCTGACAGGAATAAATCGTTTCTGCATGATGTTCTTCGCTTCTGCTGGAATCGGAGTTGTCTTTGCCTTGACAAGTGCTTTGTTACTGAAGCACGTGGATCTGCGTAAGAACCCTTCGTTAGAGTTCGGAATGATGCTGGTATTTACGTATGCTCCATACGCACTGGCTGAGGGCATTCATTTGTCAG GCATCATGGCTATCCTGTTCTGCGGCGTGGTGATGTCCCACTACACGCACTTCAACCTGTCCACGGTGACGCAGATAACCATGCAGCAGACGATGCGCACGCTGGCCTTCATCGCGGAGACGTGCGTGTTCGCGTACCTGGGGCTGGCGTTGTTCAGCTTCCAGCACCGCGTCGAGCCGGCGCTCGTGGTGTGGAGCATCGCGCTGTGCCTGATCGGGCGCGCCTGCAACATCTTCCCGCTGGCCGTGCTGTGCAACCGCTTCCGCGAGCACCAGATCACCCGCAGGATGATGTTCATTATGTGGTTCTCGG GTCTGCGAGGAGCTATTGCCTACGCCTTGTCTCTGCACCTGCAGTTCAGCGATGAGACCCGACATGTCATAGTCACCACCACCTTGATCATCGTTCTGTTCACCACCCTAGTGTTTGGCGGCTCCACCATGCCTCTTATGAAG TTCCTCCAACCAGACAAGAAGCCAGGACGAACTAGGAGAAGGAAGACTCAAAAAGAAATCACCCTGAGTAAGACCAGAGAGCTG GGCCAGACCATCGACTCGGAACACCTGTCCGAGTACACGGAAGAAGAAATGGAAGTGAATTTCGTGCAGACCCGTATAAAGGGATTCGCCAAAATCGATTTGAAATATTTGATCCCATTTTTCACCCGGAGGTTTACACAGCAG GAGCTGAAGGACTGCAAGAGCCAGATGACGGACCTCACCAACCAGTGGTACCAGGCCATCCGCATCTCGCCCACCGAGTCGGACGGCGAGACGGTGAGCTCGCACGACCGCTCGTCCCTGCCATGA